A region from the Gallus gallus isolate bGalGal1 chromosome 25, bGalGal1.mat.broiler.GRCg7b, whole genome shotgun sequence genome encodes:
- the LOC101751678 gene encoding trichohyalin isoform X4, whose translation MSHFLDSVSTIITVFYQHAKEDGDQSKLNRRKMKEFIEKEFADAIVNPHDPQTIEKILQFLEWDGDGEIDFNEFLLLVFRVAKACYWYLQKGQCLLQRTKLITSSKTIQEPEIKNRGSRQQLQEEEPQTLERNRHPPCIPEPQPDTRVQDLETHEETGSHRQQHNTQSRADARQSTRPSEIIPQEYEEQTQEPCDQRSRQRRQPPELDRLGDLQSHKHGSLKAAQNDERQNQEKPQREQLADVRSCSHSCEPQLLPDRRSDRQPREPALPAYDQRNHRPQDQEAVAHGRSSRRPHEPEEADRGRHNQPRNPELLKDERSRNHLRKLEQKELERSSRQPCKPECLDSERLHQSYLQEPLVISHKYNNTRELEEDYYEQGKTQKDRKSCESMMEERTQEDSVAEAEATVKIRRETQKREREEEAKRPRESARYQRTQENTVAEAEADVEIHRVSRGRERELEDRRPHESVRHVKTQENIVAEAEADVEIRRVSREREREQEDRRPRDSERYDRTREDIVAEAEANVEIRRVSRGREREEDRRPDELVRYVKTQEDIVAEAEADVQIPCVSRKREREGKLRRPRESVRYERTREDIAAEAEADVEIRHVTQKRETGQEDRKPRESQRYDKTREDVVAEAEADVEIRRVSRGREREQEDRRPRESQSYERTREDIAAEAEADVEIHRVSRERKREEEARRPRELLRSGQRWEDIVAEAEADVEIHRVSREREREEEARRPRDSVRYERTREDVVAEAEADVEIRRVSRGREREQEDRRPRESQRYERTREDIAAEAEADVEIRRVSQGREREQEDRRPRESQRYERTREDIVAEAEADVEIRRVSRGREREEARRPHQLVRYVKTQEDLVAEAEANVEIHRVSREREREEEARRPRDSVRYERTREDIAAEAEADVEIRRVSRGREREEARRPNELVRYVKTQEDTVAEAEADVEIHHVSREREREEEARRPRDSVRYERTREDIVAEAEADVEIRRVSRGREREQEDRRPRESQRHERTREDIAAEAEANVEIRRVSRERKREEEARRPRDSVRYERTREDTVAEAEADVEIRRVSRGREREEARRPCELVRYVKTQEDIVAEAEADVEIHRVSREREREEEARRPRDSVRYERTREDIAAEAEADVEIRRVSRGREREQEDRRPRESQRYERTREDIVAEAEADVEIRRVSRGREREQDDRRPRESQRYERTREDIVAEAEAEVEIHRVSRGREREEARRPDDSVRYVKTQEDIVAEAEADVEIRRVSREREREEEARRPRDSVRYERTQENIVAEAEADVEIRRVSRGRKREEEARRPRESQRYERTREDIVAEADLEIRRVSRERKREEEARRPRESQRYERTREDIVAEAEADVEIRRVSRGREREEARRPRESVRYVKTQEDIVAEAEADVEIYRVSREREREEARRPRDSVRYDRTREDIAAEAEADVEICRVSRGREREEARRPNELVRYVKTQEDTVAEAEADVEIHRVSREREREEEARRPRDSVRYERTREDIVAEAEADVEIRRVSRGREREQEDRRPRESQRYERTQEDIVAEAEADVEIRRVSRGREREQEDRRPHKSQRYERTREDIAAEAEADVEIRRVSRGREREQEDRRPRESQRYERTREDIVAEAEADVEIRRVSRGREREEARRPRDSVRYERTREDIVAEAEADVEIHRVSREREREEEARRPRDSVRYERTREDIVAEAEADVEIRRVSQGREREQEARRPCESQRYERTREDIVAEAEADVEIRRVSRGREREQDDRRPRESQRYERTREDIVAEAEAEVEIHRASRGREREEARRPDDSVRYVKTREDIVAEAEAEVEIRRVSREREREEEARRPRDSVRYERTQENIVAEAEADVEIRRVSRGREREQEDRRPRESQRYERTREDIVAEAEADVEIRRVSREREREEEARRPRDSVRYERTREDIVAEADLEIRRVSREREREEEARRPRESQRYERTREDIVAEAEADVEIRRVSRGREREEARRPRESVRYVKTQEDIVAEAEADVEIYRVSREREREEARRPRDSVRYERTREDIAAEAEADVEIRRVSRGREREEARRPNELVRYVKTQEDTVAEAEADVEIHRVSREREREEEARRPRDSVRYERTREDIAAEAEADVEIRRASQGREREQEDRRPHKSQRYERTREDIAAEAEADVEIRRVSRGREREEARRPCELVRYVKTQEDIVAEAEADVEIHRVSREREREEEARRPRDSVRYERTREDIVAEAEADVKIRRVSRGREREQEDRRPRESQRYERTWEDIVAEAEAEVEIHRASRGREREEARRPDDSVRYVKTREDIVAEAEADVEIRRVSQGREREQEARRPRESQRYERTREDIVAEAEADVEIRRVSRGREREQEARRPRESQRYERTREDIVAEAEADVEIRRVSQERERQEEARRPRDSVRYDRTREDIVAEAEADVEIRHVTQKREREQEDRRPRKSQRYERTREDIVAEAEAEVEIRRVSRGREREEARRPNELVRYVKTREDSVAEAEAEVEIRRVSREREREEEARRPRDSVRYERTREDIVAEADLEIRWVSRERKREEEARRPRESQRYERTREDIVAEAEADVEIHRVTREREREEARKPRDSVRYERTREDIVAEAEADVEIRRVSRGREREQEDRRPHESQRYERTREDIVAEADVQIHRVSQKREREQEARRPRESVRYEKTQEDILAEAEADVEIRHVSREREREEARRPRESLRYERTQEDIVTDAEAEVCREEVERADSLHEYEEAVKERRAVRSRAREEAPVRERRLDRQRDLEVERNRFPVRDDQGERQERSLYQTVDVDSRDLVPPGEVPSVTDVRVRYIPSDPDVRPEVQAVPEPCEPQSIAYLIHVIQNLNDPKATTYEIICQQSNDSGQPVYVRKCYVSPQPPVGPCKESSVLEPELQHLPSSSSQENARELEEPRKGEIRERSATGVKEGASAPELDSLKDDTSQAETREDRRDHQSPSVHDVEEKNHQPEGDGPKATEEEVSQEAESQGNKDREAKSRSPAARAPELQEAHKQGQQAAEEPRHPVPQRDEAGCCHEDAELPSPDRSRQAREEENSKRSSQQENNTQPQREEERSPMAPQALSHPMRDEAKAP comes from the exons ATGTCTCACTTCTTAGATAGTGTTTCCACCATCATTACTGTCTTTTACCAACATGCAAAGGAAGATGGAGACCAATCCAAACTCAACCGAAGAAAGATGAAGGAGTTCATCGAGAAGGAATTTGCAGATGCCATAGTG AACCCACATGACCCTCAGACAATTGAAAAGATTCTGCAGTTTCTGGagtgggatggagatggggaaatTGATTTTAATGAGTTCCTGCTTTTGGTATTCAGAGTAGCTAAGGCCTGCTACTGGTACCTGCAGAAGGGACAATGCCTTctgcaaagaacaaaactgaTAACCAGCAGCAAGACAATCCAAGAGCCTGAAATTAAGAACAGAGGGAGCCGTCAGCAGCTCCAGGAAGAGGAACCACAAACACTTGAGCGTAATCGCCATCCCCCCTGCATACCTGAGCCACAACCAGACACAAGGGTACAGGATCTTGAGACACACGAGGAGACAGGAAGTCATCGCCAGCAACATAacacacaaagcagagctgatGCAAGACAAAGCACCAGGCCGAGTGAAATAATCCCTCAGGAATATGAAGAACAAACCCAAGAGCCATGCGACCAACGAAGCAGACAAAGACGTCAGCCACCTGAGCTGGACAGACTGGGAGATTTACAAAGCCACAAGCATGGCAGCTTGAAGGCAGCACAGAATGATGAGAGACAAAATCAAGAGAAGCCTCAACGAGAGCAACTGGCAGacgtgaggagctgcagccattcCTGTgaaccacagctgctgccagacCGGCGGAGTGACCGTCAGCCACGTGAGCCAGCATTGCCAGCTTATGATCAAAGAAACCATAGACCACAAGATCAAGAGGCAGTGGCACATGGCAGAAGCAGCCGTCGGCCACATGAGCCAGAAGAAGCAGATAGAGGAAGGCACAATCAACCACGAAATCCTGAATTACTCAAAGATGAGAGAAGCCGCAACCACCTACGTAAGTTGGAACAAAAAGAACTTGAAAGAAGCAGCCGCCAGCCGTGCAAGCCTGAATGCCTGGATTCAGAAAGGCTGCATCAGTCATACCTCCAGGAACCGCTAGTAATAAGCCATAAATACAATAATACAAGGGAGCTGGAAGAAGATTATTACGAACAAGGGAAAACTCAGAAGGACAGAAAATCATGTGAATCCATGATGGAAGAAAGAACACAAGAGGACAGTGTGGCAGAAGCTGAAGCCACTGTAAAGATCCGCCGTGAGACccaaaaaagggagagagaagaggaggccaaGAGACCACGTGAATCGGCCAGGTACCAGAGGACACAGGAGAACACTGTGGCTGAAGCGGAAGCTGATGTGGAGATCCACCGTGTGAGccgaggaagggagagagaactggAGGACAGGAGACCTCATGAATCAGTGAGACATGTGAAAACACAAGAGAATAttgtggctgaagctgaagctgatGTGGAGATCCGCCGTGTGTCCCGGGAACGGGAGAGAGAACAAGAGGACAGGAGACCCCGTGACTCAGAGAGGTATGACAGGACACGGGAGGACAttgtggctgaagctgaagccAATGTGGAGATCCGCCGTGTGTCccgaggaagggagagagaagaggacAGGAGACCCGATGAGTTGGTGAGGTATGTGAAAACACAAGAGGACAttgtggctgaagctgaagctgatGTGCAGATCCCCTGTGTGTCCCGAAAAcgggagagggaggggaagcTCAGGAGACCCCGTGAATCAGTGAGGTATGAGAGAACACGGGAGGACATTGCGGCAGAAGCGGAAGCCGATGTGGAGATCCGCCACGTGACCCAAAAACGGGAAACAGGACAAGAGGACAGGAAACCACGTGAATCACAGAGGTATGATAAGACACGGGAGGATGttgtggctgaagctgaagccGATGTGGAGATCCGCCGTGTGTCccgaggaagggagagagaacaaGAGGACAGGAGACCACGTGAATCACAGAGCTATGAGAGGACACGGGAGGACATTGCGGCGGAAGCTGAAGCCGATGTGGAGATCCACCGGGTGAGCCGGGAAcggaagagagaagaggaggccagGAGACCTCGTGAATTGTTGAGGTCAGGACAGAGATGGGAGGACAttgtggctgaagctgaagccGATGTGGAGATCCACCGTGTGTCCCGGGAACgggaaagagaagaggaggccagGAGACCTCGTGACTCAGTGAGGTATGAGAGGACACGGGAGGACGttgtggctgaagctgaagccGATGTGGAGATCCGCCGTGTGTCccgaggaagggagagagaacaaGAGGACAGGAGACCACGTGAATCACAGAGGTATGAGAGGACACGGGAGGACATTGCGGCAGAAGCTGAAGCTGATGTGGAGATCCGCCGTGTGTCccaaggaagggagagagaacaaGAGGACAGGAGACCACGTGAATCACAGAGGTATGAGAGGACACGGGAGGACAttgtggctgaagctgaagctgatGTGGAGATCCGCCGTGTGTCccgaggaagggagagagaagaggcCAGGAGACCCCATCAGTTGGTGAGGTATGTGAAAACACAAGAGGACCttgtggctgaagctgaagctaATGTGGAGATCCATCGTGTGTCCCGGGAACgggagagagaagaggaggccagGAGACCCCGTGACTCAGTGAGGTATGAGAGGACACGGGAGGACATTGCGGCGGAAGCTGAAGCCGATGTGGAGATCCGCCGTGTGTCccgaggaagggagagagaagaggcCAGGAGACCCAATGAGCTGGTGAGGTATGTGAAAACACAAGAGGACActgtggctgaagctgaagccGATGTGGAGATCCACCATGTGTCCCGGGAACgggaaagagaagaggaggccagGAGACCCCGTGACTCAGTGAGGTATGAGAGGACACGGGAGGACAttgtggctgaagctgaagccGATGTGGAGATCCGCCGTGTGTCccgaggaagggagagagaacaaGAGGACAGGAGACCACGTGAATCACAGAGGCATGAGAGAACACGGGAGGACATTGCGGCGGAAGCTGAAGCTAATGTGGAGATCCGCCGTGTGAGCCGGGAAcggaagagagaagaggaggccagGAGACCTCGTGACTCAGTGAGGTATGAGAGGACACGGGAGGACACTGTGGCTGAAGCGGAAGCTGATGTGGAGATCCGCCGTGTGTCccgaggaagggagagagaagaggcCAGGAGACCCTGTGAGTTGGTGAGGTATGTGAAAACACAAGAGGACAttgtggctgaagctgaagccGATGTGGAGATCCATCGTGTGTCCCGGGAACgggaaagagaagaggaggccagGAGACCCCGTGACTCAGTGAGGTATGAGAGGACACGGGAGGACATTGCggctgaagctgaagctgatGTGGAGATCCGCCGTGTGTCccgaggaagggagagagaacaaGAGGACAGGAGACCACGTGAATCACAGAGGTATGAGAGGACACGGGAGGACAttgtggctgaagctgaagccGATGTGGAGATCCGCCGTGTGTCccgaggaagggagagagaacaaGACGACAGGAGACCACGTGAATCACAGAGGTATGAGAGGACACGGGAGGACAttgtggctgaagctgaagctgaagtGGAGATCCACCGTGTGTCccgaggaagggagagagaggaggcCAGGAGACCCGATGACTCAGTGAGGTATGTGAAAACACAAGAGGACAttgtggctgaagctgaagccGATGTGGAGATCCGCCGTGTGAGCCGAGAAcgggagagggaagaggaggccAGGAGACCCCGTGACTCAGTGAGGTATGAGAGGACACAAGAGAATAttgtggctgaagctgaagccGATGTGGAGATCCGCCGTGTGTCCcgaggaaggaagagagaagaggaggccagGAGACCACGTGAATCACAGAGGTATGAGAGGACACGGGAGGAC ATCGTGGCTGAAGCTGATTTGGAGATCCGCCGGGTGAGCCGGGAAcggaagagagaagaggaggccagGAGACCACGTGAATCACAGAGGTATGAGAGGACACGGGAGGACAttgtggctgaagctgaagctgatGTGGAGATCCGCCGTGTGTCccgaggaagggaaagagaagaggcCAGGAGACCCCGTGAGTCGGTGAGGTATGTGAAAACACAAGAGGACAttgtggctgaagctgaagccGATGTGGAGATCTACCGTGTGTCCAGGGAACGGGAGAGGGAAGAGGCCAGGAGACCCCGTGATTCAGTTAGGTATGACAGAACACGGGAGGACATTGCGGCTGAAGCTGAAGCCGATGTGGAGATCTGCCGTGTGTCccgaggaagggagagagaagaggcCAGGAGACCCAATGAGCTGGTGAGGTATGTGAAAACACAAGAGGACActgtggctgaagctgaagccGATGTGGAGATCCACCGTGTGTCCCGGGAACgggaaagagaagaggaggccagGAGACCCCGTGACTCAGTGAGGTATGAGAGGACACGGGAGGACATTGTGGCGGAAGCTGAAGCTGATGTGGAGATCCGCCGTGTGTCccgaggaagggagagagaacaaGAGGACAGGAGACCACGTGAATCACAGAGGTATGAGAGGACACAGGAGGACATTGTAGCGGAAGCTGAAGCCGATGTGGAGATCCGCCGTGTGTCccgaggaagggagagagaacaaGAGGACAGGAGACCACATAAATCACAGAGGTATGAGAGGACACGGGAGGACATTGCGGCGGAAGCGGAAGCTGATGTGGAGATCCGCCGTGTGTCccgaggaagggagagagaacaaGAGGACAGGAGACCACGTGAATCACAGAGGTATGAGAGGACACGGGAGGACAttgtggctgaagctgaagccGATGTGGAGATCCGCCGTGTGTCccgaggaagggagagagaagaggcCAGGAGACCCCGTGACTCAGTGAGGTATGAGAGGACACGGGAGGACAttgtggctgaagctgaagccGATGTGGAGATCCATCGTGTGTCCCGGGAACgggaaagagaagaggaggccagGAGACCCCGTGACTCAGTGAGGTATGAGAGGACACGGGAGGACAttgtggctgaagctgaagccGATGTGGAGATCCGCCGTGTGTCccaaggaagggagagagaacaaGAGGCCAGGAGACCATGTGAATCACAGAGGTATGAGAGAACACGGGAGGACATTGTGGCGGAAGCTGAAGCTGATGTGGAGATCCGCCGTGTGTCccgaggaagggagagagaacaaGACGACAGGAGACCACGTGAATCACAGAGGTATGAGAGGACACGGGAGGACATcgtggctgaagctgaagctgaagtGGAGATCCACCGTGCGTCccgaggaagggagagagaggaggcCAGGAGACCCGATGACTCAGTGAGGTATGTGAAAACACGAGAGGACAttgtggctgaagctgaagctgaagtGGAGATCCGCCGTGTGAGCCGAGAAcgggagagggaagaggaggccAGGAGACCCCGTGACTCAGTGAGGTATGAGAGGACACAAGAGAATAttgtggctgaagctgaagccGATGTGGAGATCCGCCGTGTGTCccgaggaagggagagagaacaaGAGGACAGGAGACCACGTGAATCACAGAGGTATGAGAGGACACGGGAGGACATcgtggctgaagctgaagccGATGTGGAGATCCGCCGTGTGAGCCGAGAAcgggagagggaagaggaggccAGGAGACCCCGTGACTCAGTGAGGTATGAGAGGACACGGGAGGACATCGTGGCTGAAGCTGATTTGGAGATCCGCCGGGTGAGCCGGGAACgggagagagaagaggaggccagGAGACCACGTGAATCACAGAGGTATGAGAGGACACGGGAGGACAttgtggctgaagctgaagctgatGTGGAGATCCGCCGTGTGTCccgaggaagggaaagagaagaggcCAGGAGACCCCGTGAGTCGGTGAGGTATGTGAAAACACAAGAGGACAttgtggctgaagctgaagccGATGTGGAGATCTACCGTGTGTCCCGGGAACGGGAGAGGGAAGAGGCCAGGAGACCCCGTGATTCAGTTAGGTATGAGAGGACACGGGAGGACATTGCGGCGGAAGCTGAAGCCGATGTGGAGATCCGCCGTGTGTCccgaggaagggagagagaagaggcCAGGAGACCCAATGAGCTGGTGAGGTATGTGAAAACACAAGAGGACActgtggctgaagctgaagccGATGTGGAGATCCACCGTGTGTCCCGGGAACgggaaagagaagaggaggccagGAGACCCCGTGACTCAGTGAGGTATGAGAGGACACGGGAGGACATTGCGGCGGAAGCTGAAGCTGATGTGGAGATCCGCCGTGCGTCccaaggaagggagagagaacaaGAGGACAGGAGACCACATAAATCACAGAGGTATGAGAGGACACGGGAGGACATTGCGGCGGAAGCCGAAGCTGATGTGGAGATCCGCCGTGTGTCccgaggaagggagagagaagaggcCAGGAGACCCTGTGAGTTGGTGAGGTATGTGAAAACACAAGAGGACAttgtggctgaagctgaagccGATGTGGAGATCCATCGTGTGTCCCGGGAACgggaaagagaagaggaggccagGAGACCCCGTGACTCAGTGAGGTATGAGAGGACACGGGAGGACATTGTGGCGGAAGCTGAAGCCGATGTGAAGATCCGCCGTGTGTCccgaggaagggagagagaacaaGAGGACAGGAGACCACGTGAATCACAGAGGTATGAGAGGACATGGGAGGACAttgtggctgaagctgaagctgaagtGGAGATCCACCGTGCGTCccgaggaagggagagagaggaggcCAGGAGACCCGATGACTCAGTGAGGTATGTGAAAACACGAGAGGACAttgtggctgaagctgaagccGATGTGGAGATCCGCCGTGTGTCccaaggaagggagagagaacaaGAGGCCAGGAGACCACGTGAATCACAGAGGTATGAGAGGACACGGGAGGAC AttgtggctgaagctgaagccGATGTGGAGATCCGCCGTGTGTCccgaggaagggagagagaacaaGAGGCCAGGAGACCACGTGAATCACAGAGGTATGAGAGGACACGGGAGGACAttgtggctgaagctgaagccGATGTGGAGATCCGCCGTGTGAGCCAAGAACGGGAGAGGCAAGAGGAGGCCAGGAGACCCCGTGACTCAGTGCGTTATGACAGAACACGGGAGGACAttgtggctgaagctgaagccGATGTGGAGATCCGCCACGTGACccaaaaaagggagagagaacaaGAGGACAGGAGACCACGTAAATCACAGAGGTATGAGAGGACACGGGAGGACATcgtggctgaagctgaagctgaagtGGAGATCCGCCGTGTGTCccgaggaagggagagagaggaggcCAGGAGACCCAATGAGTTGGTGAGGTATGTGAAAACACGAGAGGACAGcgtggctgaagctgaagctgaagtGGAGATCCGCCGTGTGAGCCGAGAAcgggagagggaagaggaggccAGGAGACCCCGTGACTCAGTGAGGTATGAGAGGACACGGGAGGACATCGTGGCTGAAGCTGATTTGGAGATCCGCTGGGTGAGCCGGGAAcggaagagagaagaggaggccagGAGACCACGTGAATCACAGAGGTATGAGAGGACACGGGAGGACAttgtggctgaagctgaagccGATGTGGAGATCCACCGTGTGACCCGGGAACGGGAGAGGGAAGAGGCCAGGAAACCTCGTGACTCAGTGAGGTATGAGAGGACACGGGAGGACATTGTGGCTGAAGCCGAAGCCGATGTGGAGATCCGCCGTGTGTCccgaggaagggagagagaacaaGAGGACAGGAGACCTCATGAATCACAGAGGTATGAGAGGACACGGGAGGACATTGTCGCTGAAGCTGATGTGCAGATCCACCGCGTGTCtcaaaaaagggagagagaacaaGAGGCCAGAAGACCCCGTGAATCAGTGAGGTATGAGAAGACACAGGAGGATATtttggctgaagctgaagccGATGTGGAGATCCGCCACGTGTCCCGGGAACGGGAGAGAGAAGAGGCCAGGAGACCCCGTGAATCATTGAGGTATGAGAGGACACAAGAGGACATTGTGACTGATGCTGAAGCAGAGGTTTGTCGTGAGGAGGTAGAAAGGGCAGATTCCCTCCATGAGTATGAGGAAGCTGTGAAGGAGAGGAGGGCTGTACGGTCACGAGCGAGGGAAGAGGCCCCTGTAAGAGAAAGGAGGCTTGATCGTCAGCGGGACCTGGAAGTGGAGCGAAATAGGTTCCCAGTACGCGATGATCAGGGAGAAAGGCAGGAGAGAAGCCTCTACCAAACTGTGGATGTTGATAGCAGAGACCTTGTTCCCCCCGGTGAAGTTCCATCTGTCACTGATGTGAGGGTCCGCTATATCCCCTCTGACCCTGATGTACGCCCAGAGGTACAGGCTGTCCCTGAGCCCTGTGAGCCTCAATCCATCGCGTATTTGATCCATGTTATCCAGAACCTGAATGATCCCAAAGCTACCACATATGAGATCATCTGCCAGCAGTCCAATGATTCAGGGCAGCCTGTCTATGTAAGGAAATGCTACGTTTCACCACAGCCACCAGTTGGGCCGTGCAAAGAAAGCAGCGTCCTGGAGCCCGAACTGCAGCATCTGCCATCTTCCAGTTCCCAGGAAAATGCAAGGGAGCTCGAGGAGCCCAGGAAAGGTGAGATACGGGAAAGGTCTGCAACAGGAGTGAAGGAAGGGGCTTCTGCCCCTGAGTTGGATAGCTTGAAGGATGACACCAGCCAGGCTGAGACTAGGGAAGACAGGAGGGACCACCAGAGTCCCAGTGTGCATGACGTGGAAGAGAAGAATCATCAGCCAGAGGGTGATGGACCAAAAGCCACTGAAGAGGAAGTCTCACAGGAAGCCGAATCCCAAGGAAACAAAGACAGGGAGGCCAAGAGCCGTTCACCTGCAGCCCGGgctccagagctgcaggaagctcACAAGCAGGGCCAGCAAGCTGCAGAAGAACCACGTCACCCAGTGCCCCAAAGGGACGAAGCTGGCTGCTGCCATGAGGATGCAGAGCTCCCTTCACCAGACAGGAGCCGCCAGGCACgagaagaggaaaacagcaaaaggagCTCCCAGCAAGAGAATAACACTCAGCCTCAACGTGAGGAGGAACGCAGCCCCATGGCCCCACAAGCACTAAGCCATCCTATGAGGGATGAGGCCAAGGCACCCTGA